The genomic interval GAGAAatagttagaaaaaaaaatatatatttataaaaaattaaacaaaattaaaaatgcgTGCAAGTTACTTATGCTTAAATAATCTAATATTAGCTATGTCTTTTATACTCTAAATCAATTCCTTTAGTTGTTAATTCCATGATAAATGATGTTAGActgataataattttttttatagcaaatttaatttttaagaataaagtaATAAAGCTtttgaaattagttttataaaaaaatcaaagcaaATTTAGTTGGGCAGTAAATTTAAAGTCAAAGTATTGATTTAGAAGTTTATCTCTAGGAAATTTAAAGCcagactaaaattaaaattaattttataaaaacttcataatttaatttgttataaaattaatttcaaagtgTTTGTAACTTCTAACTAAATTtgctataaaaataattaaatcattgtCGTAAAAATTAATAGACCAAAAGAGTTGATTTAGAAGTGAAAAGAGATAgctaatataaaattttcttttaaaatgaatggattaaaattttcattcaaaaatatcataaaatttgATCTATGATAGATTAGAGATAAAGATGTGATTACTCAAATCCAGACATATGTAACTTGCATTCCCAATACATGCTTTAGCAACCAGACCGTGGACTCCAAAGACATGTATTTGTGATTCTCATGCTTCAAAACCGTCTCAAATAAGATATTAGACGTTTGATTTTGAGACTTTTGATTCCCAATTTGCACACAAAATGCCTtttaaggaaagaaaattagggAGAGAGTTCAAATTAGAGGAAAATAAAGATAGAAATAGACcacttttaaaaaaagatttacaatttttctaaaaattttaggacaaaataaagtaaaatatgatgataaatttttaatttgaaataataaccTGATTAAAATAAAAACCACTCACAATTACATCGCAACCATCATATTCACAAGTTTAGATGAACAATAAATCTAGGCATGTCAAAATGATTTTCTGCCCTATTtatatttgtataaaaaaaaaacattacttTTTCATGTAATTCCATTTTCTCACAAAAAGATGCTCGCGAAATTCAAATACTATATTTACACTGTCGTGTGTCGTCCGAGGTATTTATTATCATAatcaaaataaaaggaaaagtataaaataaaataaaataacagaACAGAATCATGTCTcgtaatttaagaaaaaaaataaaattaaaaattaaaaggtcTTAATTGATGATGTTTTAGctccatattttttttagataaatggaaaataatttagttcatatttttttatggttaaaaatttatattttattgtcaAACGTTTTTTTAACAGCTTATGATGTTTTAGCTTATAACGGTTTAATCACGAATTTTCTAGATAAACTCAACAAAATTAAATGGTCAGATTAAAtctcttttaaaaatataatttcgaAATTCTATGTAAGAAtaagattttcaaaaacaaataaaataatagtaattTGATCAAGGAGAAAAGCGAACGTACGTACGGTTTGGTTCCGGCATTTGTGTCCTTGAGGTTTTCGGCCGATATACGAAATTCATCAGATATTCGTCCGTCGTCGTCTCAAATCGGTGCTAAACCCTGTATTTGTAATGTAATATTCTATAGCTTCCCTATACGATTTCTATACATTGTAATCGTAAATCGATAATAGTTCCATCATTAGCTTTTGTCGGATTCGTATGATGAAGTGATTCTTTGAATTCGTATTATGTAATCATCTCctcttctctttcctttttcctATTGATTATTTGATTTGAGTTGTAATTTCATGGTGTTTTCAGCATTGTCGACTGCCTCTGCACGTTAGCCTCGCTTAAGAGTTGAATTGTCAGTGATATGATTTCTCTACGTTGGTAACAATTTTTGTTCGAAGTATGTTAGTTGTTTCATAAGCAAATTTAAAGACgagtttgattttattttgtttgagtTTAGCAATTCCGTAAAGTTTCTTGTACAACAGTGATGCGTAGCTCAAAGAGAACGAAGATTGAAGAGTGTCAAAATGATTGGATTAGTCAGCTTCCGGAATCTGTTCTTGTTGACATTCTTTCATATTTACCAACAAAGGATGCTGTAAAGATGGCATTGATTTCAAGATTTAGGAATCTTTGGACGTATATTCGTTGCCTTTCTTTTGATGAGTGTGCATATCATGACCACAGCAGTGATGATGGTGAAAATTATGATGGTCCACACTATGATGAAAGTTTCCTAAATCTAATTCGTCATGTCTTGATACTTCATGAACGTACTACAATTGATAAGTTTCATCTCAAATTTGCTTTCAATTTGTTTAATGTTATTCATGATGATCATTATAATTCTGATGGTTATGCATCTAAAGAGAGACGAATGGCAAGTGAGCTCACAACATGGATTAAATTTTCTTTGAGGAAACAAGTTAAGGTTCTTGATATTGATTTATTAGGATGCGGTTTGTCAGAGCCAGAAGTAAATTATGAACTGCCTAATAGTATTTTAACTAATAACTATCTAAAGGAGCTCAGTTTGACTGGCTGTGGAATCGAGGATAAAGGGCGTATTCAGCTGATGTCTCTCACTAAGCTTTCACTCAAGGAAATAATGTTGAGTGACAAGATTATGAGTGAAATCATTATAGGATGCCCAATGCTTCAAGAACTTTCTCTCGATGGATGTTTTCTGGTCTTCGTAAGCTGAAGTTGTCTACTTCTAATATCAAGAGGTTGAAGATTATTATTGGATGGAGAAATGAGATGGCAAATTCAAGGTTGGAGATTAGCTGCCCTGGTCTCAAATCATTAGAACTTGCTGGAGCAATACAGCTTGTACAGTTAAAGTATTCAGCTTCTATTTTCGACGCCTCCCTTTATTATAGCCGCACTTTCATGTGCGAACGCAGGATATATGAAAAAGTTCAAATGCTGCTGTGGAAGCTAGCTGAAGTCAGTGTTTTCATACCATGCACATGGACTATTTTGGTAATTCTGTCTCTGTTCTATGTGGCATTCGATTTAAGCCTTTTGATTGTAACACTTCGTATAGAAGGCCTCATACTTTGGCCCGAGAGATCAGAATGGGTTATCCCATAACTGATAAACTGCAGAAGTtgtatgtttcttttttcttttttgtgtgttttcacttttagttattttaaagtttaatataCTTGTGAATTCTGGGCTAGCACACATGCATGCAACTCTACTAATCTTATGAGACAATCATTTGACTCTATTACATTAAGTTTTGCATGACTGTTGAGACAATGAAAAGTGATTTAAGCTAGTTAAAGGTACTTCTAAAATTTTTCCTAGTCTTTAGTTGTATAATCAATGCTTTAAAGTACGTTTAGAGAAAACTTTTTGTCAGTGCACAGAATGAATTGTGAGTCTGTGACTATCCAAGATCATCTAGGTGGTATTTTCTTATTGTTTCTATTATATGGGATGTAcggaaatttttttatatgctTGCTCCATATCTAATTTTAGCCTTCTTTGATAAACTATGATGAATTTCTGGAATGCAGTTAGAATTTGTCAAAACATGCCTGTTTACTTTGTTTTTATCAGTTAACTGGTTCCTACTTTTTGTTTGATAAtgtttacattttattttatttgtcattAGATCTTCACAATATGGGAGTTGACATATGTGCCAATTCCTGTCACTGGTTGGAAATCTGTAGAGTTCAGACTTCTTTTCACAAAGTGGCACTTGCCTGGAATATGCAGCATTCTCAGGAATTCACATTGGTTGGAAACACTAACTTTCTACATTTACCCAGGATCATACTCTATATTCTTGGtacaaaaatatttcacaacatTGTAATCATTTgctatttttatttgttaactCTACCCTTATGAACAATCTGCAATTTTCGTTCTCTGCAACTTTCAGACTGAGGAAGCGAAATGGATGGAGGCTTATGATTTTGATGGTAAGGATTACTGGAAGTCACCGTATGGCGATTTCCGTTGCCTCAGAAAGTACCTCAAGACTGTTATGATATACGGATATGTAACTGAGCCATACGTGTTGGAGCTTATAGAATTTCTATTGAAGAATGCCTTGGTCCTGGAAAAGGTGGTCATTTCCACCAAGAGGACTCTCCAGCCCATTCACCAATATGAATTATTCAAAGACGCTGTTTTCGATCAGGAGGATCGTTTCACTCCTGAAGAACTACTTCAGTTTTCTCAGAAACTGTTAACTCTTCCAAGGGCATCCAAGTCTGCTGTAATTCAGTTCTGCTAATGATATATCGTACCGCGAATCCGAAGATCGGTTCTTGTGGTCTATATTTCATCTCAATGTATGTTATTTCTCCTCCATGATGCAAAGTACCTCATCTACTAGACTGCTAGTCCTTCAATTTTTATGATTCCTCTGCCTCTGCCACTCTTAGCTCCCCTGAAAAAGGAAATCAGTGGGAAATTTTTGCACCGAGTGTCTAATGGTGGTAGTGCCCTTTTACTTTTTGATGTATGCAGACAAAATAAGACATCAAAACCATTAATTTCTTAACTTTATTGCCTTCTGAGTTCTGATGGCTGTCTTTCAAACTTCATTATTGCAGGTAGTTGAGATGGGGGGAGGGCTTACTCTTCTGGAATTGCCTTTTGTAATGGAATCAggatcttatttatttaattattattattattattattattattattattatttgagttTTCATGGTAAAGCTACAGAATATTTATTAAGATATGTAAATTCGTATGTATGAGAGGGCCAAGATTCTCCAATCAAGTTCAATTCTGTCTAAAATGTTGtttaacttaataaaaaaaatagtaa from Benincasa hispida cultivar B227 chromosome 10, ASM972705v1, whole genome shotgun sequence carries:
- the LOC120089240 gene encoding F-box/FBD/LRR-repeat protein At1g78750-like codes for the protein MMRSSKRTKIEECQNDWISQLPESVLVDILSYLPTKDAVKMALISRFRNLWTYIRCLSFDECAYHDHSSDDGENYDGPHYDESFLNLIRHVLILHERTTIDKFHLKFAFNLFNVIHDDHYNSDGYASKERRMASELTTWIKFSLRKQVKVLDIDLLGCGLSEPEVNYELPNSILTNNYLKELSLTGCGIEDKGRIQLMSLTKLSLKEIMLSDKIMSEIIIGCPMLQELSLDGCFLVFVS
- the LOC120089239 gene encoding uncharacterized protein LOC120089239; this encodes MANSRLEISCPGLKSLELAGAIQLVQLKYSASIFDASLYYSRTFMCERRIYEKVQMLLWKLAEVSVFIPCTWTILIFTIWELTYVPIPVTGWKSVEFRLLFTKWHLPGICSILRNSHWLETLTFYIYPGSYSIFLTEEAKWMEAYDFDGKDYWKSPYGDFRCLRKYLKTVMIYGYVTEPYVLELIEFLLKNALVLEKVVISTKRTLQPIHQYELFKDAVFDQEDRFTPEELLQFSQKLLTLPRASKSAVIQFC